The following are encoded together in the Poseidonibacter lekithochrous genome:
- a CDS encoding response regulator transcription factor, protein MNKKIKILLLEDDTILAQTMVQILEQEDYDITLVNDGEEVMEYTYENRYDLYLFDINVPLLNGKEALKLLRDAQDNTPTFFITALRDTNSILDGFDSGCDDYIKKPFDLDELLARIKAVLKRRNPVLEYGDITFDLLENRVLKQNEEVALGNVEKEIFSLLIKNINMTVNKTTFFDYMNKPSDSALRVLISKLKKVLDLNITNTKGIGYKLEKL, encoded by the coding sequence ATGAATAAAAAAATAAAAATCTTACTTTTAGAAGATGATACTATTCTAGCCCAGACTATGGTTCAAATACTAGAACAAGAAGATTATGATATTACTTTAGTAAATGATGGGGAAGAAGTAATGGAATATACTTATGAAAATAGATATGATTTATATCTATTTGATATAAATGTACCTTTACTAAATGGAAAAGAAGCCCTAAAACTTTTAAGAGATGCCCAAGATAATACCCCTACTTTTTTTATAACAGCCCTTAGAGATACAAACTCAATATTAGATGGTTTTGATTCTGGATGTGATGATTATATAAAAAAACCTTTTGATTTAGATGAGTTATTAGCAAGAATAAAAGCTGTATTAAAACGAAGAAATCCTGTACTAGAATATGGAGATATTACTTTTGATTTATTAGAAAATAGAGTTCTTAAACAAAATGAAGAAGTAGCTCTAGGAAATGTAGAAAAAGAAATATTTTCACTTCTAATTAAAAATATAAATATGACAGTTAATAAAACAACATTTTTTGATTATATGAACAAACCAAGTGATAGTGCACTAAGAGTTTTAATTAGTAAACTAAAAAAAGTATTAGATTTAAATATCACAAATACAAAAGGTATAGGATATAAACTTGAAAAACTATGA
- a CDS encoding c-type cytochrome produces the protein MKKILLSSAVAVLILVGCGEEKKTTAAVEAVVEQKVEKVEEVKQPEPTRIEVVTKAASEAGDIVSKAASDVTDTVADAASKVAEKTAVVVEETTKEVSEVAKKVNESTSNVVASVKEEATKVMAAVKTEETAPSINVKALFAACAGCHGQNGEKKALGKSAIIKGWDKQKLIDALNGYKDGSYGGPMKGVMKGQVATKSDAEIEALSTFISNL, from the coding sequence ATGAAAAAGATTTTATTAAGTTCAGCAGTTGCTGTATTGATATTAGTAGGTTGTGGCGAAGAGAAAAAAACTACTGCTGCTGTTGAAGCTGTAGTAGAACAAAAAGTTGAAAAGGTTGAAGAAGTTAAACAACCTGAACCAACTAGAATCGAAGTTGTAACAAAAGCTGCTTCAGAAGCTGGTGATATTGTTTCTAAAGCTGCTAGTGATGTTACAGATACTGTAGCTGATGCTGCATCTAAAGTGGCAGAAAAAACTGCTGTAGTTGTTGAAGAAACAACAAAAGAAGTAAGTGAAGTTGCTAAAAAAGTAAATGAAAGTACTTCAAATGTAGTTGCAAGTGTAAAAGAAGAAGCTACTAAAGTAATGGCTGCTGTTAAAACAGAAGAGACTGCACCTTCTATTAATGTAAAAGCATTATTTGCTGCTTGTGCTGGATGTCATGGTCAAAATGGTGAAAAGAAAGCTTTAGGTAAATCTGCAATTATTAAAGGTTGGGATAAACAAAAGTTAATTGATGCATTAAATGGTTATAAAGATGGATCTTATGGTGGACCAATGAAAGGTGTTATGAAAGGGCAAGTTGCTACTAAATCAGACGCTGAAATTGAGGCATTATCTACATTTATCTCTAATTTATAA
- the aat gene encoding leucyl/phenylalanyl-tRNA--protein transferase, with the protein MNIFPLEKHSFAFPNPLYADDSGLLAFGGDLNPNRIMTAYANGIFPWYNEDDPILWWSPNPRLILELEDFKVSKSLAKTIKKNSFEIKFDTNFTRVMLECKKIREGKGREGTWILDEVVKAYTKLHKMGFAHSFEAYYEGELVGGGYGINIGNIFCGESMFTKKTDASKVALFHLVQRLKANGFKLIDCQIPSDHLKTLGAKIMPREEFITLVKKSTNDCKSF; encoded by the coding sequence ATGAATATCTTTCCTCTAGAAAAACACTCCTTTGCCTTTCCCAATCCTTTATACGCTGACGATAGTGGTTTATTAGCTTTCGGTGGTGATTTAAATCCTAATAGAATAATGACAGCCTATGCCAATGGAATTTTCCCTTGGTACAATGAAGATGATCCTATTTTATGGTGGAGCCCAAATCCAAGACTTATACTTGAACTTGAAGATTTTAAAGTATCAAAAAGTTTAGCTAAAACTATAAAGAAGAATAGTTTTGAAATTAAGTTTGATACTAATTTTACAAGGGTAATGCTTGAATGTAAAAAAATACGTGAAGGAAAAGGAAGAGAAGGTACTTGGATTTTAGACGAAGTTGTAAAAGCCTATACTAAACTACATAAAATGGGTTTTGCTCACTCCTTTGAAGCTTATTATGAAGGTGAACTAGTAGGTGGGGGATATGGTATTAATATTGGCAATATTTTTTGTGGAGAATCAATGTTCACAAAAAAAACTGATGCTTCTAAAGTTGCTCTTTTTCATTTAGTGCAAAGACTTAAAGCTAATGGCTTTAAATTAATTGATTGTCAAATACCAAGTGATCATCTAAAAACTTTGGGTGCAAAGATTATGCCAAGGGAGGAGTTTATAACTTTAGTAAAAAAATCTACTAATGATTGTAAATCTTTCTAA
- a CDS encoding sensor histidine kinase, producing the protein MKNYEKKSFFTSFFLFFITLIILSSIVLYMYHEDKVKDIKQNILYQMKDYTFDFKNKMFSLDIIENDTNKQLFKIYDCKEGLCAYFEAPSTGPYLLKVVYDKKKYEKLYNEFLIKTFKFSIVIFFLLLIISLGFAIYSLRPMKEALHLLEDFLKDLIHDLNTPATSILLNSRLLRKRGDFEEIERIELSAKTISSLYKNLELITPNSITKDESVFVEELINKKIEVLHKIYPNIEFIKNLKNLEIKNNTNAVERIIDNILTNACKYNKKKGQVIISIKNQTLIIKDTGIGIKNTKKVFQRYYKENETGLGIGLSIVKQLCDTLDIKISIESKEAEGTQVKLVFP; encoded by the coding sequence TTGAAAAACTATGAAAAGAAATCATTTTTCACAAGCTTTTTTCTATTTTTTATTACTCTAATTATACTATCAAGTATAGTACTTTACATGTACCATGAAGATAAAGTAAAAGATATAAAACAAAATATTCTTTATCAAATGAAAGATTATACTTTTGATTTCAAAAACAAAATGTTCTCACTAGATATTATTGAAAATGATACCAATAAACAGTTATTTAAAATCTATGATTGTAAAGAGGGTTTATGTGCTTATTTTGAAGCTCCTTCAACTGGACCTTATTTACTAAAGGTAGTTTATGATAAAAAGAAATATGAAAAACTTTATAATGAATTCTTAATAAAAACATTCAAATTTAGTATTGTAATTTTCTTCTTATTACTTATCATTTCATTGGGTTTTGCTATATATTCTCTAAGACCTATGAAAGAAGCTCTTCATTTATTAGAAGACTTTCTAAAAGATTTAATCCATGATTTAAACACTCCAGCAACTTCAATTTTATTAAACTCAAGATTATTGAGAAAACGTGGGGATTTTGAGGAAATAGAAAGAATAGAATTAAGTGCAAAAACAATATCTTCTTTATATAAAAACCTAGAATTAATCACTCCAAATAGTATTACAAAAGATGAAAGTGTATTTGTAGAAGAGTTAATAAATAAAAAAATTGAAGTCTTACATAAGATATATCCAAATATAGAGTTTATTAAAAACCTTAAGAATTTAGAAATAAAAAACAATACTAATGCAGTTGAACGTATTATTGATAATATTCTTACAAATGCTTGTAAATATAATAAGAAAAAGGGACAAGTAATTATTTCTATAAAAAACCAGACTTTAATTATAAAAGATACTGGTATTGGTATAAAAAATACAAAAAAAGTATTCCAAAGATATTATAAAGAAAATGAAACAGGTTTAGGAATTGGTCTTAGTATTGTAAAACAATTATGTGATACATTGGATATAAAAATTTCTATTGAAAGCAAAGAGGCAGAAGGAACACAAGTAAAACTTGTATTCCCATGA
- a CDS encoding VF530 family DNA-binding protein codes for MAGNNENNPLHGIKLEMIINDLVDEFGWDELGKKIDIGCFNRDPSVKSSLKFLRRTPWARTKVEKLYLRTFVK; via the coding sequence ATGGCTGGAAATAATGAAAACAATCCTTTACATGGTATTAAGTTAGAAATGATTATTAATGATTTAGTAGATGAATTCGGTTGGGATGAATTAGGAAAAAAAATTGATATTGGATGTTTTAATCGTGACCCAAGTGTTAAATCTAGTCTAAAGTTTTTAAGAAGAACTCCTTGGGCAAGAACTAAAGTTGAAAAACTTTATTTAAGAACTTTTGTTAAATAA
- a CDS encoding BLUF domain-containing protein, with the protein MYRIMYLSNATVRFTDKELEDLLAIARERNGLVNVTGLLIIKGRTFLQCLEGPKESVNEIFEKIKKDVRHDSIVELIEEDEGQRYFPEWSMGYKNINHLDSFTSQKLKDYSAKENFKSFSTDDISEIFKEFIEVT; encoded by the coding sequence TTGTATAGAATTATGTACTTAAGTAATGCAACAGTTAGATTTACTGATAAGGAATTAGAAGACTTATTAGCAATTGCTAGAGAGCGAAATGGTTTAGTTAATGTAACTGGACTGTTGATAATAAAAGGTAGAACTTTTCTTCAATGTTTAGAAGGTCCAAAAGAGTCTGTAAATGAGATTTTTGAAAAAATAAAAAAAGATGTTAGACATGATTCTATTGTTGAATTAATAGAAGAAGATGAAGGCCAAAGATATTTCCCTGAATGGTCTATGGGGTATAAAAATATTAATCATCTTGATAGTTTCACTAGTCAAAAACTAAAAGACTACTCTGCTAAAGAGAATTTCAAATCATTTTCCACTGATGATATCTCTGAAATATTCAAAGAATTTATTGAAGTAACTTAA
- a CDS encoding ferredoxin-thioredoxin reductase catalytic domain-containing protein, translated as MIKKIDIESEEYQTELELTKQFTDKVVDRFEFAYNPNDEVNESIQMGLTRNKMIYGKRYCPCFMVIGETKEEQKAADNRLCPCGPALKEEIPQKGNCHCGIFCTPEFAAQAAKEEELHDAIATHSRGLTKEECESLLIQREVNSTELESLLEARDLGFVKFNLVDTREWMEWVGQRIKGTDHLIPTTSFYQALERIDNEKDTPVVVYCLSGSRSAYCQRIMLDLGYKSVANLDYGISMYQGECESGEA; from the coding sequence ATGATAAAAAAAATTGATATAGAAAGTGAAGAATACCAAACTGAATTGGAATTAACAAAACAGTTTACAGATAAAGTTGTTGATAGATTTGAGTTTGCTTATAATCCAAATGATGAAGTAAATGAATCTATTCAAATGGGTCTTACAAGAAATAAAATGATTTATGGAAAAAGATATTGTCCATGTTTCATGGTTATTGGCGAAACAAAAGAAGAACAAAAAGCTGCTGATAACCGATTATGTCCATGTGGACCTGCTTTAAAAGAAGAAATTCCCCAAAAAGGTAATTGTCACTGTGGAATTTTCTGTACTCCTGAATTTGCTGCTCAAGCTGCAAAAGAAGAAGAGTTACATGATGCAATTGCTACTCATTCAAGAGGACTTACAAAAGAAGAATGTGAATCTTTATTAATTCAAAGAGAAGTTAATTCAACAGAATTAGAATCTTTATTAGAAGCTAGAGATTTAGGATTTGTAAAATTCAATCTTGTTGATACAAGAGAGTGGATGGAATGGGTAGGACAGAGAATTAAAGGAACGGATCATTTAATTCCTACTACTTCTTTCTATCAAGCTTTAGAGAGAATTGATAATGAGAAAGATACACCAGTTGTTGTATATTGTTTAAGTGGAAGTAGATCTGCTTATTGTCAAAGAATTATGCTTGATTTAGGATATAAATCAGTTGCTAATTTAGACTACGGTATTTCAATGTATCAAGGTGAATGTGAGAGCGGAGAGGCTTAA